A single genomic interval of Chitinophaga sp. 180180018-3 harbors:
- a CDS encoding alpha/beta hydrolase — MRKRWLWGLPLLMLLCWGVFAVVKSRQETAQLNSISRKQAPGQFIQLTHGLVHYQFFGADTGRLLVLIHGGGTTGMEVWKYNIPFLISKGYRILAYDLYGRGYSDRPDVVYDLSLYREQLVSLLQTLGISGQFDVIAMSMGAAIGLDYVTHYPSRARHIVLLGPAASGDLQPSKLLRVPLISDVLMTCYWYPRSVENQRKEFVNQQLFNQYAERLKYFMNFEGYKRLTLSTWKNMLNQNQLYLLKDIPPNRILMIYGLQDPFFSNEKEHTYKSLYPTLVVNQVDSAGHMPHYEQPASVNNLIWQYLRETK; from the coding sequence ATGCGCAAAAGATGGTTATGGGGGCTACCACTGCTGATGCTCCTCTGCTGGGGAGTGTTCGCGGTTGTCAAAAGCCGGCAGGAAACTGCTCAACTGAACAGCATCAGCCGGAAACAAGCCCCCGGGCAATTTATTCAACTAACGCATGGCCTTGTTCATTATCAGTTCTTCGGAGCAGATACCGGCCGCTTGCTGGTACTGATTCATGGAGGAGGAACTACCGGAATGGAGGTGTGGAAATATAATATCCCTTTCCTCATCTCAAAAGGATATCGCATACTTGCATACGATCTTTATGGCCGGGGATATTCCGACAGACCTGATGTGGTATACGACCTGTCACTCTATCGCGAACAGCTGGTAAGTTTGTTGCAGACATTGGGAATCAGCGGGCAATTCGATGTCATCGCCATGTCGATGGGTGCAGCCATAGGGTTGGATTATGTAACGCACTACCCTTCCAGGGCCCGCCATATCGTACTATTAGGGCCTGCTGCCAGTGGAGATCTGCAGCCCAGTAAACTGCTCAGGGTACCTCTTATCTCTGATGTACTCATGACTTGTTACTGGTATCCACGTTCTGTAGAAAACCAACGGAAGGAATTTGTCAATCAGCAATTGTTTAATCAATATGCAGAACGGCTGAAATATTTCATGAATTTTGAAGGATACAAACGTCTTACATTATCTACATGGAAGAATATGCTGAATCAAAATCAGCTATACCTTTTAAAAGATATTCCGCCAAACAGGATCCTGATGATATATGGCTTACAGGATCCGTTTTTTTCCAATGAGAAAGAACATACTTACAAATCTTTATACCCAACTTTAGTTGTAAACCAAGTAGACAGTGCCGGGCATATGCCTCATTATGAACAGCCAGCGAGCGTTAACAACCTTATCTGGCAGTACCTGAGAGAGACAAAGTAA
- a CDS encoding O-antigen ligase family protein has product MKTTAKNIFNIFLVISWMLLATLIAYISAQEVKYTILLTGAVIGLAVAGICVLNYRAGYYIVLGVGLTVRLLERVSGNELPVGVVIDAMVLITLLGSLFNPDDRSIRKVDFLKDPLLVSFYIYFALILLEFFNPGIHDHRGWSTFTRGFIRNMILMFLVMKLIRNVKDLKVFFTFWIAILTLAAMYACIQQWFGLLPFEKAFIAKYPEKFKTVLILTGIRIFSFVSDPAVFGVIMACGVIINAVLLTSSTRVVSYPRKALLVISMIFQFMALGYSGTRTAYVMVPMGLVMLVLVNLRNRNTIIGAGLFVIAFLVVMFGPFHSNATIIRIRTAFSGSSDASLNVRDINRHRIQPYIYSHPIGGGLLSCEPGSGTDLDGFPPDSGYLRTALEQGWIGLILVFINLYLLMQYAVSNYFTSRTEPEKILTLTIVCVLFALVVSIYAQESAGLIESALLMYGLTGITIKLKYLLSSPNITT; this is encoded by the coding sequence GTGAAAACTACTGCTAAAAACATATTTAATATTTTCCTTGTCATCAGCTGGATGCTACTGGCAACCCTGATAGCGTACATCAGTGCACAGGAGGTGAAATATACCATACTGCTGACTGGCGCTGTTATTGGTCTTGCTGTAGCCGGCATCTGTGTGCTGAACTACCGGGCAGGCTATTATATTGTATTAGGTGTAGGTCTTACTGTTCGCCTGCTGGAAAGGGTATCCGGCAATGAACTTCCTGTAGGCGTGGTGATTGATGCAATGGTGCTCATTACACTACTGGGCAGCCTGTTTAATCCTGACGACAGAAGTATACGTAAAGTAGATTTCCTGAAAGATCCGCTGCTGGTCAGTTTCTATATTTATTTTGCGCTTATCCTCCTTGAGTTCTTCAACCCCGGTATACATGATCACCGTGGCTGGTCGACCTTCACCAGGGGATTTATACGCAATATGATCTTAATGTTCCTGGTCATGAAATTGATCCGTAACGTCAAAGACCTGAAGGTGTTCTTTACTTTTTGGATTGCCATTCTGACGTTGGCTGCCATGTATGCATGCATACAACAATGGTTCGGACTCCTTCCTTTTGAAAAAGCATTTATAGCCAAATACCCGGAAAAGTTCAAAACTGTACTTATCCTTACCGGCATACGGATCTTCTCATTTGTATCCGACCCGGCAGTATTTGGTGTAATTATGGCCTGTGGCGTCATCATCAATGCGGTATTGCTGACCAGCTCTACCAGGGTGGTCTCCTATCCGCGTAAAGCGCTGCTGGTAATATCCATGATTTTTCAATTCATGGCGCTGGGCTATTCAGGTACACGTACGGCCTATGTAATGGTGCCAATGGGACTTGTAATGCTGGTGCTGGTTAACCTGCGCAACAGGAATACCATCATCGGCGCCGGGTTGTTCGTCATTGCGTTCCTCGTCGTAATGTTTGGCCCCTTTCACAGTAACGCTACGATCATCAGAATCAGAACTGCTTTCTCTGGTTCCAGTGATGCCTCTTTAAATGTACGTGACATTAACCGGCATCGCATTCAGCCTTACATCTATTCACATCCGATCGGAGGTGGTTTACTGAGCTGTGAGCCCGGATCCGGTACAGATCTCGACGGATTTCCTCCCGACAGCGGATACCTCCGTACAGCGTTGGAACAAGGCTGGATAGGGCTGATACTTGTTTTCATCAACCTGTACCTCCTGATGCAATATGCTGTTAGCAACTACTTCACGAGTCGAACGGAACCCGAGAAGATCTTAACACTAACAATCGTCTGCGTTTTGTTTGCTCTTGTGGTGAGTATCTATGCGCAGGAGTCCGCGGGACTTATTGAATCGGCGCTGCTTATGTATGGCCTGACCGGTATTACGATAAAACTCAAATATTTATTATCATCTCCAAATATCACAACATGA
- a CDS encoding TolC family protein, with the protein MKKVILILLVAFTGAIMHANAQVSKADTSIILRLPTDPPTVARLKERLVELAVTNPTMRVLDAKKKVAEYDVNRAKAAWGDMFIASGNLNEFTIKGTNSNNTLYPRYNFGVNVPLGHLVSIPNEVKAAKANIKVVDEQKNAEALNLKSAVLRAYEDYAANKQLYELQLPLLEDAYNHYKQVEQKFSSGDHSLDVEGLNNAYRIYNAEMVRKVTLERDVKQSKLVLESIIGTTMEEVLLHL; encoded by the coding sequence ATGAAAAAAGTAATTTTAATCCTATTGGTAGCATTTACAGGCGCCATCATGCATGCAAATGCACAGGTGTCTAAAGCAGATACCAGCATTATTCTGCGGCTGCCTACCGATCCACCTACTGTTGCCAGATTGAAAGAAAGACTGGTAGAACTGGCTGTTACCAATCCAACCATGAGGGTGCTCGACGCTAAAAAGAAAGTCGCTGAATATGATGTAAACAGAGCCAAAGCCGCCTGGGGGGATATGTTTATTGCATCCGGTAACCTGAATGAATTTACTATTAAGGGAACCAATAGCAACAACACGCTCTATCCCCGTTACAACTTCGGTGTCAATGTACCTCTCGGACACCTGGTCTCTATTCCCAATGAAGTGAAAGCTGCAAAAGCAAACATAAAAGTGGTGGATGAACAGAAAAACGCTGAAGCACTTAATCTGAAGTCTGCCGTACTCCGCGCTTACGAAGACTATGCCGCCAACAAACAATTATATGAACTGCAGCTCCCACTGCTGGAAGATGCTTACAATCATTACAAACAGGTGGAGCAAAAATTCTCCAGCGGCGATCATTCTTTGGATGTGGAAGGATTGAATAATGCTTACCGTATCTATAACGCAGAAATGGTGCGCAAGGTAACGCTTGAAAGGGATGTTAAGCAGTCTAAGCTCGTACTGGAATCCATTATCGGCACTACCATGGAAGAAGTGTTATTACATTTATAA